A genomic region of bacterium contains the following coding sequences:
- a CDS encoding bifunctional homocysteine S-methyltransferase/methylenetetrahydrofolate reductase, producing MTTDAVHPFRARLARGPLVCDGAMGTLLYARGVPFDHCFDALNLTDRERVLNIHLDYLRAGAEVIETNTFGANTFKLSQHGLADRVREVNRQGAKIAKEARDIFGRAFFIAGSMGPLGRPMAPFGRVTPAEARSAFRAQIDGLVEGGVDILILETFANLSELLEAVSAAREACDLPLVAQMTFTEDGRTRYGHSPAEVVAALEGVGVDLVGANCSVGPVPMLDVIQQMAAVARVPLSAQPNAGFPTLVEGRYLYLSSPEHMATYAKKMVDAGARLVGGCCGTTPEHIAAIRRAIAETGAAPEPAVREAVPAAARDETLPAVGAPSELAQQLHRSFVISVEVDPPKGLDATKDLEGARLLKEAGADVIDVGDSPIGRVRMSALAMCYLIQQHVGIETIIHFTTRDRNVVGLQADLIGAHAMGVRNVLALTGEPPRGDYPNVTAVYDVDSAGLMRIIKRFNEGLDLAGKSIGHPARFLIGGALDMTTATLDRELPKMERKLESGVDFFMTQPIYEPETLDAFERRVGRLPVPVLVGVLPLQSFRHAEFLHNEVPGITIPDWVRDRMHLAGSAGRDEGFGLARELLAGLVDRIDGAYLMPSFGRYEVCAALVREIRARVGTAAGRARR from the coding sequence GTGACGACGGACGCCGTCCACCCGTTCCGCGCCCGGCTCGCGCGCGGACCGCTCGTGTGCGACGGCGCGATGGGCACGCTGCTCTACGCGAGAGGCGTGCCGTTTGATCACTGCTTCGACGCGCTCAACCTCACCGACCGCGAACGAGTCCTGAACATCCACCTCGACTATCTACGGGCCGGCGCCGAGGTCATCGAGACCAACACGTTCGGCGCCAATACCTTCAAGTTGTCCCAGCACGGGCTGGCCGATCGCGTCCGCGAGGTCAACCGCCAGGGCGCCAAGATCGCGAAGGAAGCCCGGGACATCTTCGGCCGCGCGTTCTTCATCGCCGGGTCGATGGGCCCCCTCGGCCGGCCGATGGCGCCGTTCGGCCGGGTCACGCCCGCCGAGGCGCGGAGCGCCTTCCGGGCTCAGATCGACGGCCTCGTCGAGGGCGGGGTGGACATCCTCATCCTCGAGACGTTCGCCAACCTGAGCGAACTGCTCGAGGCGGTGTCGGCCGCGCGCGAGGCCTGCGACCTCCCGCTCGTCGCGCAGATGACGTTCACGGAGGACGGCCGGACGCGGTACGGCCACAGCCCGGCGGAGGTCGTCGCGGCGCTCGAAGGCGTCGGCGTCGATCTCGTGGGCGCCAACTGCAGCGTCGGGCCCGTGCCGATGCTGGACGTCATCCAGCAGATGGCGGCGGTCGCGCGCGTGCCGCTGTCCGCGCAGCCGAACGCCGGATTCCCCACGCTCGTCGAGGGCCGCTATCTCTATCTCTCGTCGCCGGAGCACATGGCGACGTACGCGAAGAAGATGGTCGACGCGGGCGCCCGCCTCGTCGGCGGCTGCTGCGGCACGACGCCCGAGCACATCGCGGCGATCCGCCGGGCGATCGCCGAGACCGGCGCGGCGCCGGAACCGGCCGTCCGTGAAGCCGTTCCCGCGGCCGCGCGCGACGAGACCCTGCCGGCCGTCGGCGCGCCGAGCGAACTGGCGCAACAGCTGCACCGGTCGTTCGTCATCAGCGTCGAGGTCGATCCTCCGAAAGGGCTCGACGCGACCAAGGACCTCGAGGGCGCGCGGCTGCTCAAAGAGGCCGGCGCGGACGTGATCGACGTCGGCGACAGCCCGATCGGGCGGGTGCGGATGAGCGCGCTCGCGATGTGCTACCTGATCCAGCAGCACGTCGGGATCGAGACGATCATCCACTTCACGACCCGGGACCGCAACGTGGTCGGCCTGCAGGCCGACCTGATCGGGGCGCACGCGATGGGCGTGCGCAACGTGCTCGCGCTCACCGGGGAGCCGCCGCGCGGCGACTATCCCAACGTGACGGCCGTCTACGACGTGGACAGCGCCGGACTCATGCGGATCATCAAGCGTTTCAACGAGGGACTGGACCTCGCCGGCAAGTCGATCGGACACCCGGCGCGGTTTTTGATCGGCGGGGCGCTCGACATGACGACGGCGACGCTCGACCGCGAGCTGCCGAAGATGGAGCGCAAGCTCGAGTCGGGCGTGGACTTTTTCATGACGCAGCCGATCTACGAGCCGGAGACGCTCGACGCGTTCGAGCGGCGGGTCGGCCGGCTGCCCGTCCCGGTGCTGGTCGGCGTCCTGCCGCTGCAGAGCTTCCGCCACGCCGAATTCCTGCATAACGAGGTGCCGGGCATCACGATCCCGGACTGGGTCCGCGATCGGATGCACCTCGCCGGCAGCGCGGGACGGGACGAAGGGTTCGGACTCGCCCGCGAGCTGCTGGCGGGCCTGGTCGATCGGATCGACGGCGCCTACCTCATGCCGTCCTTCGGGCGGTACGAGGTGTGCGCGGCCCTCGTGCGGGAGATCCGCGCGCGCGTCGGAACGGCGGCGGGCCGGGCGCGGCGCTGA